A genomic stretch from Dissulfurispira thermophila includes:
- a CDS encoding CHAT domain-containing protein: MVVFCGNLFAQPRNEAERLWELGDKAYESGRYKEAISYYEKSLTLCGRDYYECYANNYHGLGASYEGMGDDNRAIFYYEKAIDAERRLGNKEWLATDLLLAGSIYSRKAIDFNKAYNYLEESRRLFSEIGAKDSLPIVYHELGKVARAIGKFDKALSSLDESLRLYRQNRDENSVGANLSQIGLTYSKMGQYERALSYYEEALKIAKKSNDPVGTSIVLREIADAYCDLYKHDRAISYYEEAIEIQKKSNLKQELGTTLNNLGTLYMDMHRYERALSYYEEALKLARQEKDLPTIATILNNIGHVCGKMGYSNKALEYHRKSLEIEEKLQRPFALVYVLNNIGMEYFRAGRYDEALKYLNQALEIDRKLNNPTFIETRLNNIGAVYLKQGRLKEAEQVFLERKRLEERIKPNRMLHQGLIEVYLLTGRYDSALRLANEIPPSWRDNPNRHFEYYTQAGLALKGKGALQESAINLMNAINIVEDMRQSITEKGQFFAGGGYYGRLTPYKAIISVLYEIAEKNYNLTPGSKITFTPEASSWQVRTRRSAFNFSTFGQDPASAAFYFSELTKARTLLEAMAGAARKTMSEEIPKNLKESEDRLLQELSYIDSRWAEALKKGEQAVKQLQQKREGVKKQLDVLIEVLRKHHPRYAALHYPLPIKAEELPLRENEVLFEYAITDDATYLFVIKKGGVKSLIKIPLTRQSLEDIVKSFIEPMNTRNPSIFSVSMAKKLYGALLSEALKEVKENERIIIVPDGILGLLPFEALIIKEGTSIKDSTYVADKYTITYYQSATIMALQRILKETQPEKPLFALGNPVYSKDDPRYIAWRQGRKDVQFANLNQYAFRGLAIKAKWGAVTEQDREDKVVFPPLLETEDEVREIAEIMGVKPEPPQVLLSVMANETNLKRAGLEKYRYIHFATHASLPGMVQGINEPFILLSQVENKGDDGFLTLSEVTGMKLNADMVVLSACVTGVGKEVEGEGVVNFARAFQQAGAKAVIVSLWEVASDPAVEYMKTFYRHLKSGKSRAEAMKLTRAEIKTKYPNPFYWAVFILHGEGI; this comes from the coding sequence TTGGTTGTATTTTGTGGCAACCTCTTTGCCCAGCCAAGAAATGAAGCAGAGAGGCTGTGGGAACTGGGAGATAAAGCATATGAAAGTGGAAGATACAAGGAAGCAATCTCCTATTATGAAAAGTCCCTTACATTATGTGGAAGAGATTATTATGAATGCTATGCCAATAACTACCACGGTCTTGGCGCATCCTATGAAGGCATGGGTGATGATAACAGAGCAATTTTTTATTACGAAAAAGCGATTGATGCTGAAAGAAGACTCGGGAATAAAGAATGGCTTGCCACAGATTTGCTTCTTGCAGGTTCTATATACTCTCGCAAAGCAATAGATTTCAACAAAGCATATAACTATCTTGAAGAATCAAGAAGACTTTTCAGTGAAATCGGTGCTAAAGACTCTCTTCCCATCGTATATCATGAACTTGGGAAGGTTGCAAGGGCTATTGGCAAGTTTGACAAAGCTCTTTCAAGCTTAGATGAGTCTTTGAGACTTTACAGACAAAATAGAGATGAAAATTCCGTTGGAGCAAATCTTTCTCAAATAGGATTAACATATTCTAAGATGGGACAGTATGAAAGGGCTCTCTCATACTATGAAGAAGCTCTTAAAATTGCAAAAAAGTCCAATGATCCAGTAGGCACATCAATTGTCCTGCGAGAGATTGCGGATGCATATTGTGACCTTTACAAACATGACAGGGCAATCTCCTATTATGAAGAGGCAATAGAGATTCAGAAGAAAAGCAATCTTAAACAGGAATTGGGAACAACTCTAAATAATCTTGGCACACTTTATATGGACATGCACAGATATGAAAGGGCTCTCTCATACTATGAAGAGGCATTAAAACTGGCAAGACAGGAAAAAGACTTGCCAACAATCGCAACCATTTTAAACAACATTGGGCATGTATGTGGAAAAATGGGTTACTCTAACAAAGCCCTTGAATATCATAGAAAATCACTGGAGATTGAAGAGAAGCTTCAAAGACCTTTTGCACTCGTTTATGTATTAAACAACATTGGCATGGAGTATTTCAGAGCAGGCAGATATGATGAGGCTCTGAAATACCTGAATCAAGCACTTGAGATTGATAGAAAGCTCAATAATCCGACTTTTATTGAAACAAGACTTAATAACATCGGAGCGGTTTATCTAAAGCAGGGAAGACTGAAAGAGGCAGAACAGGTATTCCTTGAAAGAAAAAGGCTTGAAGAAAGAATCAAGCCAAACAGAATGCTTCATCAAGGGCTTATAGAGGTATATCTTCTAACAGGAAGATATGATTCTGCTTTAAGGCTTGCAAATGAGATTCCACCTTCATGGAGAGATAATCCAAACAGGCACTTTGAGTATTATACTCAGGCAGGGCTGGCATTGAAGGGCAAGGGGGCTTTGCAAGAATCAGCAATCAATCTGATGAATGCTATAAACATAGTTGAGGATATGAGACAGTCCATCACTGAAAAAGGACAATTTTTTGCTGGAGGTGGATATTACGGAAGGCTTACTCCATACAAAGCCATAATATCAGTTCTTTATGAGATTGCGGAAAAAAACTATAATCTTACTCCTGGTAGCAAAATAACTTTCACACCAGAGGCTTCATCATGGCAAGTTCGCACAAGAAGAAGCGCTTTTAACTTTTCAACCTTTGGACAGGATCCTGCATCCGCTGCCTTTTATTTTTCTGAGCTTACAAAAGCCCGCACACTTCTTGAGGCAATGGCAGGTGCTGCAAGAAAAACAATGAGCGAAGAAATACCAAAGAATTTAAAAGAATCTGAAGATAGACTTCTACAGGAGCTTTCATATATTGATAGCAGATGGGCGGAGGCATTAAAAAAAGGCGAACAGGCAGTAAAACAGCTTCAGCAGAAGAGGGAAGGAGTTAAAAAACAGCTTGATGTATTGATAGAAGTGCTGAGAAAGCATCATCCAAGATATGCAGCACTCCATTATCCTCTTCCAATTAAAGCCGAAGAACTACCATTGAGAGAGAATGAAGTTTTATTTGAGTATGCCATAACCGATGATGCCACATATTTATTCGTTATCAAAAAAGGCGGTGTAAAAAGCCTTATAAAAATACCTTTGACAAGGCAGTCCCTTGAAGATATAGTAAAATCCTTCATTGAGCCAATGAATACGAGGAATCCATCAATATTTTCAGTTAGTATGGCTAAAAAACTATATGGAGCACTGCTTTCAGAGGCATTGAAAGAGGTAAAAGAAAATGAAAGAATAATCATCGTTCCTGATGGAATTTTGGGATTACTTCCCTTTGAAGCACTCATCATAAAGGAAGGAACAAGTATCAAAGACAGCACATATGTTGCAGACAAATACACAATCACCTATTATCAATCAGCAACAATAATGGCACTTCAGAGGATTTTAAAAGAAACACAGCCGGAAAAGCCTCTTTTTGCCCTTGGAAACCCAGTTTACAGCAAGGATGACCCAAGATACATTGCATGGAGACAGGGAAGAAAGGATGTGCAATTTGCAAATCTCAATCAATATGCCTTCAGAGGGCTTGCAATAAAAGCAAAATGGGGTGCTGTCACAGAGCAAGACAGAGAAGACAAGGTAGTGTTTCCACCACTTTTAGAGACAGAAGATGAAGTAAGAGAGATTGCAGAGATAATGGGAGTAAAGCCTGAACCTCCACAGGTTTTGCTCTCAGTAATGGCTAATGAGACAAACTTAAAGAGAGCAGGGCTTGAAAAATACAGATATATTCATTTTGCAACCCATGCATCACTTCCAGGAATGGTTCAGGGAATAAATGAGCCATTTATTTTGCTTTCTCAGGTTGAAAATAAAGGAGATGATGGATTTTTAACGCTTAGTGAGGTTACAGGCATGAAACTCAATGCAGATATGGTTGTTTTGTCTGCATGTGTTACAGGTGTTGGCAAGGAGGTTGAAGGAGAAGGAGTTGTAAATTTTGCAAGGGCATTTCAACAGGCAGGAGCAAAGGCAGTGATAGTGAGCCTCTGGGAAGTTGCATCTGATCCAGCAGTGGAATATATGAAGACTTTTTATAGACATCTGAAATCAGGTAAGAGCAGGGCAGAGGCAATGAAGCTCACAAGGGCTGAGATAAAGACAAAATATCCCAATCCATTCTACTGGGCAGTGTTTATATTGCATGGTGAAGGCATTTGA
- a CDS encoding caspase family protein, with amino-acid sequence MKLIKLTTIILILINALYCLAGEPPREPILRIETEMHTTMINRLSIDRDERFLVTGSFDKTIRLWELRTGKLLKTLRPPIDEGKEGMIYAVAISPDGRYIAGGGWTGGKWDKTASIYIFDRQRGALIKRIEGLPEVILHLSFSKDGRFLIAGLGGNNGIRIYSTKDYSLIKEDKEYGDSVFGFDLSSDRRLVVSSLDGYIRLYDKEFNLIKKEKAPGGKRPYHISFSPDGSKIAVGYEDTPDVDIISGYDLKSLYKADTSGFSECSFASVTWSYDGMLLYAGGGCQKLFDDKWKVIIRRWDNGGKGGFIDIPVAENTIMHILPLKGNGVAFASGEPSFGIVDGVGRISLYKGNAIADLRDQWEKFLLSYDGSTVRFGYEVLGNSPAVFDAEKRELKIGEKTSLRLLPPIFKTEGINVTDWKSNYNPRLNGKPIKLEQYEISRSLAISPDGKRFVLGTGWLLRCFDKDGNELWNVPAPGTVWDVNISGNGRVVVAGLADGTIRWFRMEDGKELLALFPHKDKRRWVLWTPKGYYDASPGGEELIGWHINNGKDSSADFYPVGRFRDRFYRPDIIAKLFTTYDEERAIALANEESGRKRVETSIKDILPPVITILSPADGTSISKKELTVRYSLRNPSGEPVTAIKVLIDGRPVSGQRGLIIKPKGEEVGKLNITVPERDFELSLIAENKYSASVPATVRLFWRGKKEEFIVKPKLYILAIGISRYKDEHLRLQFAHKDAEDFVKTMKKQKGKLYEDVVVKLLTDERATKDEILDGLDWLQKETTHKDLAMLFIAGHGINDTAGIYYFLPQNADIEKLKRTAIAFSDIKNTVSSLAGKVVMFADTCHSGNVMGKRAVTDITGVINELASAENGVVVFASSTGRQYSLEDPEWRNGAFTKAVVEGIQGKADLLGKGKITVNMLDTFIAERVKELTKGRQTPVTTKPVTVPDFPVAVR; translated from the coding sequence ATGAAACTCATTAAACTTACAACCATCATCCTTATCCTTATCAATGCCCTATACTGCCTTGCAGGAGAACCTCCAAGAGAGCCGATCTTAAGGATTGAGACAGAGATGCATACCACAATGATTAATCGCCTCAGCATAGACAGGGATGAGAGATTCCTTGTAACTGGCTCATTTGACAAGACCATCAGGTTATGGGAATTAAGGACTGGAAAGCTTCTTAAGACACTAAGACCACCAATAGATGAGGGCAAAGAAGGCATGATCTATGCAGTAGCCATATCCCCTGATGGAAGGTATATTGCAGGAGGTGGCTGGACAGGAGGCAAATGGGACAAAACTGCCTCCATCTACATCTTTGATAGGCAAAGAGGTGCCCTCATAAAGAGGATAGAGGGTCTGCCAGAAGTAATACTTCATCTTTCCTTTTCAAAGGATGGCAGGTTCCTTATTGCAGGGCTTGGGGGCAATAATGGCATAAGGATTTATTCTACGAAGGACTATTCACTCATAAAAGAGGATAAAGAGTATGGAGATAGTGTCTTTGGCTTTGACCTTAGTAGTGATAGAAGGCTTGTGGTAAGCTCCCTTGATGGTTACATAAGGCTTTATGATAAAGAGTTTAATCTAATAAAAAAAGAGAAGGCACCAGGTGGAAAACGACCTTATCACATATCTTTTTCTCCTGATGGCTCAAAGATAGCAGTAGGATATGAGGATACACCAGATGTTGACATTATCTCAGGCTATGACCTTAAAAGCCTCTACAAAGCAGATACATCAGGGTTTTCTGAATGTTCTTTTGCCAGTGTCACATGGTCTTATGATGGGATGCTTTTGTATGCTGGTGGAGGATGCCAAAAGCTATTTGATGATAAATGGAAAGTTATCATCCGTCGTTGGGATAATGGTGGTAAAGGTGGTTTTATTGACATACCTGTGGCAGAAAATACCATCATGCACATCCTTCCACTTAAGGGCAATGGAGTTGCCTTTGCCTCTGGTGAGCCATCCTTTGGTATAGTTGATGGAGTTGGAAGGATCAGCCTTTATAAAGGAAATGCAATAGCTGACTTAAGGGATCAATGGGAAAAATTCCTTTTATCCTATGATGGCTCTACTGTGAGATTTGGCTATGAGGTATTGGGTAATTCCCCAGCAGTCTTTGATGCAGAAAAAAGGGAGCTTAAGATAGGTGAAAAAACCTCTTTAAGGCTTTTACCACCAATCTTTAAGACAGAAGGGATAAATGTAACAGACTGGAAGAGCAATTACAATCCCAGACTCAATGGAAAGCCTATTAAACTTGAGCAGTATGAAATTTCAAGAAGCCTTGCCATATCACCTGATGGGAAGAGGTTTGTATTAGGCACAGGGTGGCTTTTAAGATGTTTTGATAAAGATGGCAATGAGCTATGGAATGTCCCGGCACCCGGCACTGTTTGGGATGTAAATATCTCTGGAAATGGAAGGGTAGTGGTTGCTGGACTTGCTGATGGCACAATAAGGTGGTTTAGGATGGAGGATGGAAAGGAACTCCTTGCCCTATTTCCGCACAAAGACAAAAGACGCTGGGTCTTATGGACACCAAAGGGCTACTATGATGCAAGCCCAGGTGGAGAAGAGCTCATTGGCTGGCACATAAACAATGGAAAGGATAGCTCTGCAGACTTCTATCCTGTGGGAAGGTTCAGGGATAGGTTTTATAGACCAGACATAATTGCAAAGCTCTTTACAACCTATGATGAGGAAAGAGCTATTGCCCTTGCCAATGAAGAATCTGGAAGAAAGAGGGTAGAGACCTCCATAAAAGACATTCTTCCACCAGTAATCACCATCCTTTCACCAGCAGACGGTACAAGCATATCAAAGAAAGAGCTCACAGTAAGATACTCCCTCAGAAATCCATCAGGAGAGCCAGTAACAGCAATAAAGGTCCTGATTGATGGAAGACCAGTATCAGGGCAGAGGGGACTTATAATCAAACCAAAGGGTGAAGAGGTTGGAAAGCTTAATATTACAGTTCCAGAGAGGGACTTTGAACTTAGCCTCATTGCAGAGAATAAATACTCAGCAAGTGTCCCAGCAACTGTAAGGCTTTTCTGGCGGGGAAAGAAGGAAGAATTCATTGTAAAGCCAAAGCTATATATCCTTGCCATAGGGATAAGCAGATACAAGGATGAACACTTAAGGCTACAGTTTGCCCATAAGGATGCAGAGGATTTTGTAAAAACAATGAAGAAACAGAAAGGGAAACTCTATGAAGATGTAGTTGTCAAACTCCTTACAGATGAAAGGGCAACAAAGGATGAGATCCTTGATGGACTTGACTGGCTACAGAAAGAGACAACCCACAAGGATTTGGCAATGCTTTTTATAGCAGGGCATGGGATAAATGACACTGCAGGGATATATTACTTCCTTCCCCAGAATGCAGACATTGAAAAGTTAAAAAGGACAGCAATAGCCTTTTCAGACATAAAAAACACAGTCTCATCCCTTGCAGGCAAGGTAGTTATGTTTGCTGACACCTGCCATTCTGGAAATGTAATGGGCAAAAGGGCAGTGACAGACATAACAGGAGTGATAAATGAACTTGCCAGTGCAGAAAACGGAGTTGTTGTATTTGCCTCATCCACTGGAAGGCAGTATTCCCTTGAAGACCCTGAGTGGAGAAACGGTGCATTCACCAAAGCAGTTGTGGAAGGCATACAGGGAAAGGCAGACCTTCTGGGCAAGGGCAAGATAACAGTAAACATGCTTGATACCTTCATCGCAGAGCGTGTAAAGGAGCTCACAAAGGGCAGGCAAACACCAGTTACCACAAAACCAGTAACAGTGCCAGATTTCCCCGTGGCAGTGAGATGA
- a CDS encoding zinc ribbon domain-containing protein: protein MKQVKPGRVPSLMEFIGSIIAILFGIFWTIGAISLEAPFVFPLFGFVFIIAGIGMAVYHYNNAFGKRRISEYDIIDTSEEDETIKQIRDEKDDVETAGYCPYCGNPVKEVFLFCPKCGRRIK from the coding sequence ATGAAACAGGTAAAGCCAGGGCGAGTGCCATCTTTGATGGAGTTTATTGGATCAATTATAGCCATTCTATTCGGAATATTCTGGACAATAGGTGCTATTTCATTAGAAGCTCCATTTGTTTTTCCTCTGTTTGGGTTTGTATTTATTATTGCTGGGATAGGAATGGCTGTTTATCATTACAATAATGCCTTTGGTAAAAGACGCATTTCTGAATATGACATCATTGACACATCAGAAGAAGATGAGACTATCAAACAGATAAGAGATGAAAAGGATGATGTAGAGACTGCAGGTTATTGTCCATATTGTGGAAATCCCGTAAAAGAAGTATTCTTATTTTGCCCGAAATGCGGGAGAAGGATTAAGTAA
- a CDS encoding serpin family protein: MGNRLKHFLLTIILGVIFIFSPLPCKAEDIVDGNNKFAFDLYSNLTQGKEDKNAFFSPFSIVSAMGMTYEGAKGKTKEEMQKVFHFLVDDKARREGFLKLISEINKKDKKYELHTANALWVDKSYKILEDYLKTVEKYYYGKATNVGFIDPSEREQTVFLINSWVMGNTKGKIKDIIKPQAVSHDTRLILTNAIYFKGKWKLQFDKKLTKDEDFKVSTEKKLKVPMMRMAMKGFNDYPEFNYAETDELQAIELPYEGEELSMLILLPKGNLEGIEKTLTYERIEEIKRSLSLRPVDLYLPKFKFETEYSLKPVFADMGMPTAFSNDADFSGMDGTKKLKIDKVIHKAFVEVNEEGTEAAAATAVIMVTKSAVEEVKKPVIFRADHPFIFIIQHNKTSAILFFGRVHEPKK; this comes from the coding sequence ATGGGTAATAGACTTAAACATTTTTTACTAACAATTATTCTGGGAGTAATTTTTATTTTTAGCCCTTTGCCCTGCAAGGCTGAAGATATCGTTGATGGAAACAATAAATTTGCTTTTGATTTATACTCAAATCTCACACAGGGTAAAGAGGATAAAAATGCATTCTTCTCGCCCTTCAGCATAGTCTCTGCAATGGGTATGACCTATGAAGGAGCAAAGGGAAAGACAAAAGAAGAGATGCAAAAGGTCTTTCATTTTCTGGTAGATGATAAGGCTCGCAGAGAAGGGTTTCTCAAACTAATCAGTGAGATAAATAAAAAAGACAAAAAATATGAACTCCACACTGCCAATGCCCTCTGGGTTGATAAGAGCTATAAAATTTTAGAAGATTATCTTAAAACAGTTGAAAAATATTATTACGGCAAGGCAACGAATGTTGGATTTATTGACCCATCAGAAAGAGAGCAGACAGTATTTTTGATAAATAGCTGGGTTATGGGGAATACAAAAGGTAAAATCAAAGATATTATAAAGCCACAGGCAGTGTCTCATGATACAAGACTAATCCTTACAAATGCGATATATTTCAAAGGCAAGTGGAAGCTCCAGTTTGATAAAAAATTAACAAAAGATGAGGACTTCAAGGTTTCAACAGAGAAAAAATTAAAGGTGCCAATGATGAGAATGGCTATGAAAGGGTTTAATGACTACCCTGAGTTTAACTATGCTGAAACAGATGAACTGCAAGCCATTGAACTTCCCTATGAAGGAGAAGAACTCTCAATGCTAATATTACTTCCAAAGGGAAATCTTGAGGGTATAGAAAAGACTTTGACCTATGAAAGAATAGAGGAGATAAAAAGAAGTTTAAGTTTAAGACCTGTTGATTTATATCTACCAAAGTTTAAGTTTGAAACAGAATACTCACTCAAGCCAGTATTTGCTGATATGGGGATGCCAACTGCTTTTTCTAATGATGCTGATTTTTCAGGCATGGATGGCACAAAGAAGCTTAAAATAGATAAAGTAATCCATAAGGCATTTGTTGAGGTCAATGAAGAAGGCACAGAGGCAGCAGCAGCCACTGCAGTGATCATGGTAACAAAGTCTGCAGTGGAAGAAGTAAAAAAGCCTGTCATCTTCCGTGCAGACCATCCATTTATCTTCATAATTCAGCATAACAAAACAAGTGCTATACTGTTTTTCGGCAGAGTGCATGAGCCGAAGAAATAA
- a CDS encoding caspase family protein, translating into MRKEIFIFLIALAGLLMGFNHTLFASEKPEIFVQLGHSDTIQSASFSSNGRYLVTADPHLIKIWEVGTWKEIRTFKNEKEINTVNLSPDNRTIVLGDKEGNIKFLDIQTGKIFASLKSKYGVEFLSFSPDGKHIIYSHYPGIVYIDLSTQKQLFEIKKESQIVKAATFLSSGKLIAMGVDDYEIPIYSYPKRTKIDIYDVVKRKVIKSFNLYKKTGSTNEEIWNMVVSPDERYFLINSVVRDENRSTDKSGKLYIVDAKTGNTIKDIVSSDIYHSFTFSPDGKFIVTAKFGKVLFLNIEDWKILREGDGSLPVAFSPDNRFFVYSNKLNTLDVIDVQSWQKIATLSGNTSFQKSPIFSLQEDGFLTIDSRSDVDINYWDLKKGLLKNSSAPLLSPSNEHLVTIKISRDGKLSVMNNQNGEGSYLFNFENGKLEKILAKSIGNVDFSLDNRFLLFSTYDRKIVLWDLKENREVSTLFDKRNNDKIHIKIVGFAPDGKYAFAGYDEYYYEENGVLDSRYITKLWNISTGREIKTFKAHNNVYTQAISPDGKYILSAEFSGSEDFLVLREITSGRISKKFKGHSDSIYKTAFSRDGKYIASGGNDQAIIIWDAKSGRQIKVLRGHSGTIWSLTFSPNDTRLISTSFDGTTHLWDISTGKELAQFIAFTDGEWIVITPEGYYNASPNGDKHLNVRIGNNVYGIENYREAFYRPDLVKLALSGGSLKEYKTLADVKQPPVVEIIDTPLSIEKDEIKVTVRLTDQGGGIGDVRLYLNDTAVLVDSSRGIKITPKPGEKSIYKTYTVKLLNGENVIKAIAFNGDNTMQSNPAVHKVVASLGIKKPSMYAVAIGINEYKNPKLELKYAVADAKLFAETLKQVATPLFEKVDVKLLTTKEETTKEHIKKILDAYKNLNPEDVFVFYVASHGTVDEGEYFLITSNVGSLSTFRLKENALTQAELKELIANVPSTKKMIVIDTCNAGKLGEALQVAMLTRGMSEETAVKILSKAVGSTIISASTSLQEALEGYQGHGLFTYVLAEGLRGKADTDRDGFIKTFELATYVDSEVPALAERVFKRDQYPTATPTGQAFPVGRIR; encoded by the coding sequence ATGAGAAAGGAGATATTCATATTTTTAATAGCTTTGGCAGGTCTTTTAATGGGCTTTAATCATACCCTTTTTGCCTCTGAAAAGCCCGAGATTTTTGTGCAGTTGGGGCATTCTGATACGATTCAATCTGCATCTTTTTCATCTAATGGAAGATATCTTGTTACAGCTGATCCTCATCTCATTAAGATCTGGGAGGTTGGTACATGGAAGGAAATTAGAACTTTTAAAAATGAGAAGGAGATTAACACTGTTAATCTTTCTCCTGATAACAGAACTATTGTTTTAGGTGACAAAGAAGGAAACATAAAGTTTTTGGACATTCAGACAGGTAAGATATTCGCAAGTCTTAAGTCTAAATATGGAGTCGAATTTCTATCATTTTCTCCAGATGGAAAACATATTATTTACTCACACTATCCGGGAATTGTTTACATTGATTTGTCAACGCAAAAACAGCTTTTTGAAATAAAAAAGGAGTCTCAGATAGTAAAAGCTGCTACTTTCTTATCAAGTGGAAAATTAATAGCAATGGGAGTAGATGACTATGAAATTCCAATTTATTCTTATCCTAAAAGAACAAAAATAGATATTTATGATGTTGTAAAAAGAAAAGTTATTAAAAGTTTTAATCTATATAAAAAAACTGGCAGTACAAATGAAGAAATATGGAATATGGTAGTCTCTCCTGATGAGAGATATTTTCTCATAAATAGTGTTGTAAGAGATGAAAATCGATCAACTGATAAAAGTGGAAAACTATATATTGTTGATGCAAAAACTGGCAATACAATTAAAGATATTGTTTCATCTGATATTTATCATTCCTTTACCTTTTCGCCTGATGGCAAATTTATTGTAACTGCAAAATTTGGGAAAGTATTATTTTTAAACATAGAGGACTGGAAGATATTGCGAGAAGGCGATGGTAGCCTGCCAGTAGCTTTTTCTCCAGATAATCGTTTTTTTGTGTATAGCAATAAGCTTAACACCCTGGATGTTATTGATGTTCAATCATGGCAAAAAATTGCAACCCTGTCAGGGAATACTTCTTTTCAGAAATCTCCAATCTTTAGCTTGCAGGAAGATGGATTTTTAACGATAGATAGCCGTAGTGATGTAGATATTAATTATTGGGATTTAAAAAAGGGGTTGCTGAAAAATAGCAGTGCACCTTTACTTAGCCCAAGCAATGAACACCTTGTAACGATTAAAATTAGTAGGGATGGGAAATTAAGTGTAATGAATAATCAAAATGGGGAGGGAAGTTATCTTTTTAATTTTGAGAATGGCAAATTAGAAAAGATATTAGCAAAATCTATAGGTAATGTAGATTTTAGTCTTGATAATAGGTTCCTTTTATTTTCAACATATGACAGAAAAATTGTTCTGTGGGATTTAAAAGAAAATCGAGAGGTTAGCACTCTGTTTGATAAAAGGAATAATGATAAGATTCATATAAAGATTGTCGGATTTGCGCCGGATGGCAAATATGCCTTTGCAGGATACGATGAATATTATTATGAAGAAAATGGTGTATTAGATAGTCGTTACATAACGAAACTATGGAATATTTCAACCGGTCGAGAAATCAAAACATTTAAAGCTCACAATAATGTCTATACGCAAGCAATCTCGCCCGATGGTAAGTATATTCTTTCCGCAGAGTTTTCAGGCTCTGAGGATTTTCTTGTTTTAAGGGAAATAACAAGTGGTAGAATATCTAAGAAATTCAAAGGTCATAGCGACAGTATATATAAAACGGCTTTTTCGCGTGATGGAAAGTATATAGCTTCAGGCGGCAACGATCAGGCCATAATAATATGGGATGCGAAATCAGGAAGACAAATAAAGGTTCTTCGTGGGCATAGTGGAACTATTTGGTCCCTTACTTTTTCGCCGAATGACACACGGCTGATTTCTACAAGTTTTGACGGCACAACTCACCTCTGGGACATTTCTACTGGCAAAGAGCTTGCCCAGTTCATTGCCTTCACTGACGGTGAATGGATAGTTATTACTCCTGAGGGTTATTACAATGCGTCCCCTAATGGCGACAAGCATCTCAATGTCCGCATCGGAAATAATGTCTATGGCATTGAAAACTATCGCGAGGCATTTTACCGTCCAGACCTTGTAAAGCTTGCCCTTTCTGGCGGTTCGCTTAAGGAATATAAGACCTTAGCTGATGTAAAACAGCCACCTGTGGTAGAGATAATTGATACTCCATTAAGCATAGAAAAAGATGAGATAAAGGTTACTGTGAGGCTTACAGACCAGGGTGGTGGTATAGGAGATGTGAGGCTCTATCTCAATGACACCGCTGTATTGGTTGACAGCTCAAGGGGGATAAAGATTACTCCAAAACCTGGAGAGAAGTCCATTTATAAAACTTACACAGTAAAACTCTTAAATGGTGAAAATGTCATAAAAGCCATTGCATTCAACGGTGACAACACTATGCAGAGTAACCCTGCTGTGCATAAGGTCGTGGCAAGCCTCGGGATTAAAAAGCCTTCCATGTATGCAGTTGCAATTGGTATCAATGAATACAAAAACCCCAAGCTTGAGCTCAAATATGCAGTGGCAGATGCAAAACTTTTTGCAGAGACATTAAAGCAGGTTGCCACACCATTATTTGAAAAGGTAGATGTGAAGCTGTTGACTACAAAAGAGGAGACCACAAAGGAGCACATTAAAAAAATCCTTGATGCATACAAAAATCTCAATCCAGAGGATGTCTTTGTCTTTTATGTGGCAAGCCATGGCACAGTGGATGAGGGAGAGTATTTTCTCATTACAAGCAATGTGGGCTCACTTAGCACCTTCAGGCTTAAGGAGAATGCCCTAACACAGGCAGAACTGAAGGAACTCATAGCAAATGTGCCATCAACAAAGAAAATGATAGTAATAGACACCTGTAATGCAGGAAAACTTGGAGAGGCACTGCAAGTTGCAATGCTTACCCGTGGCATGAGTGAGGAGACAGCAGTAAAGATACTCTCAAAGGCAGTAGGTTCAACGATTATATCAGCATCCACATCACTTCAAGAAGCACTTGAGGGTTATCAGGGCCACGGGCTATTTACCTATGTGCTTGCAGAAGGCTTAAGAGGCAAAGCAGATACAGATAGAGATGGATTTATCAAGACCTTTGAACTTGCCACCTATGTGGACAGTGAGGTGCCAGCCCTGGCTGAGAGGGTATTCAAGCGTGACCAGTACCCAACAGCAACACCAACAGGGCAGGCATTTCCAGTGGGAAGGATTAGATAA